One window of Cydia pomonella isolate Wapato2018A chromosome 7, ilCydPomo1, whole genome shotgun sequence genomic DNA carries:
- the LOC133519479 gene encoding uncharacterized protein LOC133519479 encodes MRALIDPGAQMCLISENAAQQLGLPRQQEKGVITGVGLRDSKCKGMLYVTCLSSDEKYSFNTEAFIMKDLTRKLPNFTFPKARWDILDTLPLADYNYNVNNSIDILLGAEIYATILMHGMYKHENLSLVVQETHLGWIICGRVPQSFQCNLVLNNIEDIQKFWEIEDIPAQTLNTNEEDECVKYYKETTTRLADGRYQVRIPLKKAGLQKLGHSKSKAVAQFRQLEYKFNKNKHIAQQYKSFIHEYLSMGHMTISPTKQWRNAREAREASECYLPHHCVLRESSTSALRVVFNGSAKTSTGVSLNDIMHKGPNLQKDLLSLILKWRQHRVAYIADVEKMFRQIWVHQEDQSLQKIIWRDSPNEMLQEYQLTTVTYGQKAAPFLAMMTLKQLAHDERSNYPEAAKALEESFYMDDLLHGSHSVSSAKQLQHELQKLLQSGGFYLRKWMSNYQELARTDNQDTSDENNYYFKEMESRKTLGLQWDPSQDIFHFETKMEIVSDVQQNTTKRQLLSEISKLFDPLGWLTPISTNLKLLFQLLWKTPLKWDDNIPSDMHKEWLIIKQDINNNINTFKIQRWIGTGGVSDIELHAFSDATPRAYACVIYCKIYIEGQPKIILLAGKSRLVPNSKIISLPRAELCGAHLLAKLTTKVKQCLINHNIKIYGWVDSTAVLGWLQGDPIRWNTFVANRVRQITEVIPPECWGYVKSAENPSDCASRGLTASQLKQHSLWWQGPTWLPTFQAKSQDKTIIYTTNEEQKIMQVNVAVNTETEDNIIDQLIDKYSSLSKLVHVVAWVRRFITKQQDRKTGNYLHLSEIREAKALIIKRVQKAEFQNEYHDLKKGRPISTKSNILALCPFLDEDDILRVKGRLRNAYIAYDMKHPIILPHKHRLTSLIIDNAHKMVLHGGARLTLNFIRNKYWIVGGNSVTKQFIRHCVTCKKQKANLQNQIMGDLPASRSNSSRPFEHTGVDFTGHVFLKANKGRGIKTTKGYVCVFVCMATKAVHLELVSDMTASAFIAALRRMAARRGTPLHMYSDNGTNFLKASKTLQEEYLEIQNIVNPECLGTISDMGISWHFNAPAWPTAGGLWESCVKAFKYHLKRVIGDQKLTYEEFSS; translated from the coding sequence ATGCGTGCCTTAATAGATCCTGGGGCCCAGATGTGTTTGATTTCTGAAAACGCCGCTCAACAGCTAGGGTTACCACGACAGCAAGAAAAAGGAGTGATCACAGGAGTGGGCCTTAGAGATAGCAAATGTAAAGGCATGCTGTATGTGACCTGTTTATCATCAGATGAAAAATATTCCTTCAACACCGAAGCCTTTATTATGAAGGATTTAACAAGAAAATTACCCAATTTCACCTTCCCCAAAGCAAGATGGGATATTTTGGATACTTTACCTCTGGCAGACTACAATTATAATGTCAACAACTCGATCGATATATTACTGGGTGCTGAAATTTACGCAACTATTTTGATGCATGGAATGTACAAGCATGAAAACTTATCCCTTGTTGTACAAGAGACGCACTTAGGATGGATTATATGTGGGAGAGTACCGCAAAGCTTTCAATGCAATTTGGTGTTAAATAACATCGAAGACATACAGAAATTTTGGGAAATTGAAGATATTCCAGCACAAACACTCAATACCAATGAAGAAGATGAGTGTGTCAAATACTACAAAGAAACAACAACAAGGTTGGCAGACGGAAGATATCAAGTACGGATCCCTCTGAAAAAAGCTGGTCTACAGAAACTAGGCCACTCAAAAAGTAAAGCTGTGGCGCAATTCCGGCAATTGGAatacaaattcaacaaaaataaacatattgcgCAACAGTACAAGTCATTTATTCACGAATACCTATCAATGGGTCATATGACTATATCGCCGACTAAACAATGGCGGAACGCACGTGAGGCACGTGAGGCGAGTGAGTGCTACTTACCACATCATTGCGTTTTAAGAGAATCAAGCACCTCAGCTCTTCGGGTCGTATTCAATGGATCAGCGAAGACATCTACAGGAGTCAGCCTTAATGATATCATGCACAAAGGGCCTAACCTTCAAAAGGACCTTTTATCGCTCATCTTAAAATGGAGACAGCACCGTGTAGCTTACATCGCCGACGTCGAGAAAATGTTTAGGCAAATATGGGTACATCAAGAAGATCAGAGTCTGCAGAAGATTATTTGGAGAGATTCGCCAAACGAAATGTTACAAGAATACCAACTAACAACAGTTACCTACGGTCAAAAAGCTGCACCCTTCCTAGCAATGATGACCTTAAAACAATTAGCCCATGACGAAAGATCAAACTACCCTGAAGCAGCAAAAGCGCTCGAAGAAAGTTTCTATATGGATGACCTTCTTCACGGTTCCCATTCCGTTTCATCAGCCAAGCAATTGCAGCATGAATTGCAAAAGCTACTACAGTCTGGAGGCTTTTACTTAAGAAAATGGATGTCAAATTACCAAGAACTGGCCAGAACCGACAATCAAGATACTTCAGATGAAAATAACTACTACTTTAAAGAAATGGAATCAAGAAAAACATTAGGACTCCAATGGGACCCCTCTCAAGATATATTTCATTTCGAAACAAAAATGGAAATCGTTTCGGACGTACAGCAAAACACTACCAAGCGTCAGTTGTTATCAGAAATCTCCAAACTATTTGACCCCTTGGGTTGGCTCACACCCATATCCACCAACTTGAAGCTGCTTTTCCAACTTTTGTGGAAAACCCCTCTGAAATGGGATGACAATATACCAAGTGATATGCATAAAGAATGGTTAattattaaacaagatataaataataatataaacacaTTTAAAATACAGCGATGGATCGGCACCGGCGGTGTCAGCGATATCGAGTTACATGCATTCAGTGACGCGACGCCGCGAGCTTACGCGTGCGTTATCTATtgcaaaatatatatagaaGGCCAGCCGAAAATCATCTTACTAGCCGGAAAATCAAGATTGGTACCGAATAGCAAAATTATCTCCCTACCAAGAGCAGAGTTGTGTGGAGCCCATCTTCTTGCAAAATTAACGACCAAGGTAAAACAATGTTTAATCAACCATAATATCAAGATCTATGGTTGGGTAGATTCGACCGCAGTTTTGGGATGGCTGCAAGGTGATCCTATCCGCTGGAATACATTCGTCGCCAACAGGGTGCGACAAATCACAGAAGTCATCCCTCCCGAGTGCTGGGGCTACGTTAAATCAGCAGAGAATCCTTCGGATTGCGCAAGCAGAGGACTTACCGCATCACAATTAAAACAACATTCTTTATGGTGGCAAGGGCCCACCTGGCTACCGACGTTTCAAGCAAAGAGTCAAGATAAAACCATTATTTACACTACGAACGAAGAGCAAAAAATCATGCAGGTTAACGTCGCCGTCAACACTGAAACAGAAGATAATATCATCGACCAGCTAATTGACAAATATAGTTCGTTATCAAAACTAGTGCACGTAGTAGCCTGGGTCCGAAGATTCATCACGAAACAGCAAGACAGAAAAACTGGCAATTATCTTCATTTATCGGAAATAAGAGAAGCAAAGGCCTTAATTATCAAGCGGGTCCAAAAAGCAgaatttcaaaatgaatatcATGATTTGAAAAAGGGTCGACCTATTTCGACTAAAAGCAACATACTTGCTTTGTGTCCATTCTTAGATGAAGACGACATCCTGCGAGTCAAGGGGAGATTGAGAAACGCGTACATCGCGTATGACATGAAACACCCGATCATTTTGCCACACAAGCATCGATTGACTAGCCTTATCATTGATAACGCACATAAAATGGTTCTTCATGGCGGCGCCCGACTAACCCTAAATTTTATAAGAAACAAATATTGGATCGTCGGAGGCAACAGCGTCACTAAGCAATTTATTCGACACTGCGTGAcatgcaaaaaacaaaaagcaaACCTGCAAAATCAAATCATGGGAGACTTACCTGCATCAAGAAGCAATTCATCTCGTCCTTTTGAACACACTGGCGTAGACTTCACGGGGCACGTATTCCTCAAGGCCAACAAGGGTCGTGGTATCAAGACTACTAAAGGATACGTGTGCGTGTTTGTCTGCATGGCTACAAAAGCGGTCCATCTCGAACTGGTATCGGACATGACAGCATCCGCTTTCATAGCAGCGTTGCGAAGAATGGCTGCGCGAAGAGGTACTCCATTACACATGTACAGCGACAATGGAACAAACTTCCTTAAAGCCAGCAAGACACTTCAGGAAGAATACCTCGAAATCCAGAACATAGTAAATCCAGAGTGCCTGGGTACGATATCCGACATGGGAATCTCCTGGCACTTCAATGCACCCGCATGGCCAACAGCCGGAGGCTTGTGGGAAAGTTGCGTCAAAGCGTTCAAGTACCATCTAAAACGGGTCATTGGAGATCAAAAGCTCACTTATGAAGAATTCAGCAGTTAA
- the LOC133519695 gene encoding uncharacterized protein LOC133519695 produces the protein MKQLVNTSAQGSATVENKSKGQKNITSAIAVTVDPTNDCASMSTTPPIARSTPELGGVGAVLSAGELTSPGARGERSIPQSPLLPVPAAFVRCAPREVGPAAASCSRANCGASTVCTSEQGNPGTNYHQDGRL, from the coding sequence ATGAAACAATTAGTAAATACATCTGCTCAAGGCTCGGCGACGGTGGAAAATAAGTCAAAgggacaaaaaaatataacctcCGCCATTGCAGTTACAGTAGACCCAACAAACGACTGCGCTTCGATGTCAACGACGCCACCGATAGCAAGGTCTACCCCAGAGCTTGGCGGCGTTGGCGCCGTGTTGTCGGCGGGCGAGCTGACGTCACCGGGGGCGCGCGGGGAGCGCTCCATACCCCAGTCGCCGCTGCTACCGGTACCGGCCGCCTTCGTCCGGTGTGCGCCAAGAGAAGTTGGACCTGCCGCGGCCTCTTGCTCGAGAGCCAACTGCGGCGCTTCCACAGTTTGTACGTCGGAACAAG